Genomic DNA from Planktomarina temperata RCA23:
TAGCGTTAAGACCTGAGACATCTGTGACCAGCCCAAACCGAGACACCATAGCCTGCATTGACTGCAAGGTTAGACCAGAATTGCCATCCCCAGTGCCCGCTAAGCCCACGACGATCCCATAGCCAACAAGTTGGTTCGCCCTAACCCCAGCCACGCTGGCGATATCTTTAACGCGTTCGGCATGGGCCGCCGTTTGCGCCAAGAGCACGAAGAGAACGGCTGCGATGCTGCGCGTGAAAGGGGGAGGGAGGGTCATGGGTTCATTAGCCTCAATAAGGGGATAAATCAGTAAGAATGCGCTGCAACCAGCCCGCTTTTGCCGTATTGGCCACATCACCTGCACCGATATATTTGATCTCAGCATTGGCGATGCGATCAGATGATATGACATTATTTGAGCTGATATCTTCCGGGCGCACAATTCCACGCACGCGGATATATTCATCCCCATTGTTCAGGGTCAGCTTCTTTTGACCTAAAATCTCAAGATTGCCGCCTTCGAAGACCCGAGCAACGGTGACAGACATCTGCCCCGTAAGACTGTTAGATTGTGCAGCTGATCCAGAACCAGAGAAGCTTTGATCCGTTCCGGCACTCAGCGAGCTTTCCAATCGGTTTAGGCCTAAAATATTGGGCATGTCTAGGTCAAACCCGGTGGCTTTGTTGTTGGCGGCGTTTTGGGACTTCGTCGCCTGAAAGTTCTCAGCGAAAGAGACTGTCAAAATATCGCCAATTCGGCTTGCGCGGCGATCCGTTGCAAAGAGCCCAGCTTGAGCGGAGTTGTAAATAGCCCCTGACGGGTAGCGGGTTTGCTGCTGTGGTGCAAAGGTCATTGGTGAGACTGGCTGGTATTCTGCACTGTTTTGCTCCTCCGAATAGGTGGAGACACATCCTGTCAACGATGTGAGACATGTACAAAATATTACACCAAAGGATATTTTGGAGAGGTTCATTTTCACTCCCTTACAAGTTATTTGACAAGAAGCGCATCATTTCATCCACGGCTGAAATCGACTTTGAGCTGACTTCATAGGCGCGTTGAGTTTCGATCATATTGACCAATTGCTGCACAACATTAACGTTTGAACCTTCGAGGAAACCCTGGCTTAACTTGCCAAAACCGGCACTGCGAGGGTTGCCTTCAACCGGTGGGCCGCTGGCGCCTGTTTCAATCAGAAAAGACTCGCCAATCGCTTGCAAACCCTGTGGGTTGACGAAGTTGGCAAGCGCGATTTGCCCCACCTCTTGCGGGTCTGATTGTCCGGCGAGCATGACCGAAATGATGCCGTCGGAGGACACGTTGATTTCGTTGGTGCCTTCTGGGATTTGAATTTCTGGCTGAACGACATAACCGCTGGAAGTTGTCAGAGTGCCTTGGCCATTGCGCGAAAATGTACCGTTGCGCGTGTAGCCCATTTGCCCATCCGGCATTAAAACTTGAAAGAAACCAGCGCCGTCGATTGCCAAATCCAGGGAGTTATCCGTAGACAACAGTCCACCCTGCGTGTAAAGTTTTTGTGTATTCAGAAGCTTGACGCCTGTTCCAACTGCTGAAGCGGATGTCAACATTGTCCCATCAGCCGTTTGCCCGCCCGCAGATTGGGTCACCTGATACAGCAGGCTTTCAAAATTGGGGCGATCGCTTTTGAAACCGGTCGTATTCACATTGGCAAGATTGTTAGCAATAATTTGCATCTTGGTTTGTTGTGCGGTGAGGCCAGTTTTGGCGACATGCATGGCGGCTGTGGACATCTTCTAACTCCTAGACCAGAGGTTCGAATAGATTACTGCAAGAGCCATGCCAAAGCTGTTTCTAGTTTTGCGGAAGCCTCATAAGTTCGGCGCCGCCGCGGTCAATATCTTCCGCCAGCTTAATGAATTTAATATTCATTTCGAATTGACGTTGGGTCTCTAAAGACAAAACGAGTTCTTCAACAGCGTCTACGTTGGATGCTTCAAGCATGCCCTGAACAATGGTTACTTTTTGATCGGGCGCAGGCACGCTGCCGTCAAATCTTCGTATGTGACTGTCGGCATGTTTTGTCAGCGTTTCCCCGACGGCTGATGTGAGGCCGAACCGCCCGACTTGAACGTACTGGCCCGGGGGGCCATCAAATGGCTCAATCGAAATTTCACCGATATTCGATACTTTAAGGTCGTTAAACGGTGGGAGTTGTAGAGGCTGTAAATTATCATCCAACACTTTTTCATTGGCACCATTTACCAAAAAACCATCTGGGTTTAGGGCAAAATCGCCGCGCCGTGTTAAGGATATGTCTCCACCTGTTGTAGGTTCCACATAAAAATAACCCGCGGAAACAATGGAAATGTCAGTTTTTAGATCGGTTTGCTTGAGCGGTCCAGGACTGTCCGAAAATCCGGCCTTTCCAGTTTCCAGTCTGAAGACCCGGGCGGTTGCCTGATCCATGGCTTGCACGAATGCAGAGCCACCATCATTTGGCAGATCCTTGCGAAACCCTGGAATGTCCACACTACTCAGGTTGTTTGCAGAGGTCGTGCGGACATCGTTCATTGTTTTGATCGAGTTGAGTGCCGTATGTATCATTCTATCCATGATGAACTACTCCTGCCGCTCCACTTACATGCGGATATTAATGATAGTTTGGGTCAAGCTGGTCGTGGTCTCGATGGCCTTGGCCGAGGCTTGATAGTTCCGTTGTGCGGTAATCAAGTTCACCAGCTCTTCGGTAATATCCACATTCGAGCGCTCCAGCGAACCTGAGAGGATATTCCCAAACCCTTCGGCGCCCGCTTCGCCAACCTGCGGCGTGCCACTGACGGCAGTTTCCACATAGGTTGCGTTCCCAATCTGCTTTAGACCGTTTTGGTTGTTAAAGTTGGCGACAACGATTTTACCCAATGGGTTGTTTTGGCCGTTGGTATAGTTGGCGCGAATGGTCCCGGAACTGTCAATTTCCAAACCATCCAAACGACCGGATGTGAAACCATCCTGCTCGACGGACAATACAGAAAATGGCTGCGCGAACTGGCTGGAGAGGGAGTAGTCGATATCTAGGGAGATCGAGAACCCTTCTGCTTGTTGTTCATAGCGTACGTCGTTTTTCGGGCTCACCAGTTTACCTGTTTTGTCGAAGGTTAACTCGCCTTCGTCAATGTAGAGCGGATAATAACCATCCACCATGCTTTCTGGTGGTGTGGTGACTACATCCCCTTGCGCATCGACATATAGGGCAATGCCGTCGGAATTTGTGGCTTGCACCAAGTTAAAGATCTTCGGAACCGATCCCACACCCAAAGGCACATCATCCAGGCCAAGGCGTGCAGCGCCTTTGACTTTGATGGTAGACGATTCCCCGGTGGTCCCGGTGGTAAAGGTGAAGTTATTATCCGCGGCAGAAAAGCGCACAGTCACACCGCCAACAGCTTCTCCGGTCAGGGGGGAGGTGATCTGATTGATCCTTTCCTCCAAAGCGCTCGCCAATGTGGTTCCCACATAGTTCCCCGCCGGGATGTCGATGATCCCCGCGATCCCGTTGACTGACACGTTGAAGCGGTTTTCATTATTGGAGGAGGTTAGCCGGAATACTTCGGTCAAATCCCCCTGGGCCGCGCGCCCGGTTGAAATAGCCGGCGCAGCCGCAAGACCGCGACCTTCTTGGAAAGTAAAGTCCTGCTTCGTTGCACCAAAGCCGAACAGTGCATTTTCGCCTCCGCCGATGATGCGATTGTCTAGACTAATAACTTCACTTTGATCTGCAGCTCCGCCGCCGTCGGTTGAAATGATCCGACGGCCGATTTGAATATTTGACGATTTTTGATCTTCGCCCACACCCAAAGCGCCATTAGCGGCAATAGTTTCTCCGGTAGACCCACTGGCAACGGTAAAAGATTTAGTGTCGCCGTTATATTGCACGCTGATCCCGTAGCGTTTGTCGTTGAGCCTGACCTCTTCGCCGTCTGCAATAAAAGATTCTGTAGACAAGATTTCTCCGCCGCGGATGAGCACTTGCTCTGCGGCACCACTTGAGGGAATGCCCAATCCATTGGTGCTTTCTGCATCTGCTGCGCCGTAAACAGAGAAGGCGTTAAAATTACTTCCCGTCCCAGTTCCAAGTACGGTCCGATCGGCTGTAAATTGAAAGCGTTGTTCTAATTCATCATAGGTTATCTTGATCGGAGGGTTGTTTTCGTCAATCCAAGAAATTTTTGAGCTGGGTGTGTCCAATCCAAGAGCTGTTTTGGCGGCGGATGTTCCGATCAATGTATTGCCAAAGGATAATGCCGATGCTGCAGCCGTGGTGGTTTGTGAAGTTGAACGCTGCGCCGAAGATCCAATTTCGCGCACGACAATGCGTTTGGAGTTGAATGTCTCAAAAGCGCCCTCGACTGGGTTAACTGCACCCTCCACAAAGGCCTCTAGATTTTGTGATGTTTCAAACAAAATTGATAAGTTAGTTTCGGCCAGCTCGAATCTCGATTCAGGCAAGTTCAAGCCGGAAGTGTCAATGCGAAGGCTTCGGTACGCTGTTCCAACACTCGGTTCAATCAATGAATTTTCAAAGACACGCAGTTCACGGCCATTGAGATGGGTTTCAAAATCACCCGTGGCATTTGTAATGGGTCCAACAAGCCGTATTGCAGAGGACGCGGGTATGCCAAAATCAGCGGGCACGTTGATGGTTAAGGTATTTTGCGTGTTATCATAGACCACGGCATCTCCTGAAGCGTTTAATACGCCACCCGTGACGCCTTTCAGTGCGAGTTTCTTATCATACACGGATAATGTTGGACGATCTCCAAAATAAGAATAGGACAGAAACCGCTTATTGTCGGGAGAGACACCTTCTTCTTTATGCGTAACTTCAATAACCTCTGGCGATGTATAAATTGACGACATCGCTGCGCCAATAGTTCGAGTAAATAACCGGCCCTCGACGCCCAGTGCTGAAGCGCCAGAACCCAACGTGTCGTCTGCGTCATAGATATAGTCGTTGAGCTCATCGTTTATTCTTGTTTGCGTGTGTGACAGAAATTCTTCACGGCTGAAGTCAGGTGACGCGCCCTCCACATCCAAGTTCATGAGTTCGGACACAGATGTGTCTTGAAGAATGTCTATTTCGATTTTATTTTGCAGACCGCTCAATGATCCATCTGCTCCAAGTTTGAATAAATCAATTGTCATTTTATCGTCA
This window encodes:
- a CDS encoding flagellar basal body L-ring protein FlgH — protein: MNLSKISFGVIFCTCLTSLTGCVSTYSEEQNSAEYQPVSPMTFAPQQQTRYPSGAIYNSAQAGLFATDRRASRIGDILTVSFAENFQATKSQNAANNKATGFDLDMPNILGLNRLESSLSAGTDQSFSGSGSAAQSNSLTGQMSVTVARVFEGGNLEILGQKKLTLNNGDEYIRVRGIVRPEDISSNNVISSDRIANAEIKYIGAGDVANTAKAGWLQRILTDLSPY
- the flgG gene encoding flagellar basal-body rod protein FlgG: MSTAAMHVAKTGLTAQQTKMQIIANNLANVNTTGFKSDRPNFESLLYQVTQSAGGQTADGTMLTSASAVGTGVKLLNTQKLYTQGGLLSTDNSLDLAIDGAGFFQVLMPDGQMGYTRNGTFSRNGQGTLTTSSGYVVQPEIQIPEGTNEINVSSDGIISVMLAGQSDPQEVGQIALANFVNPQGLQAIGESFLIETGASGPPVEGNPRSAGFGKLSQGFLEGSNVNVVQQLVNMIETQRAYEVSSKSISAVDEMMRFLSNNL
- a CDS encoding flagellar basal body rod C-terminal domain-containing protein, which codes for MNDVRTTSANNLSSVDIPGFRKDLPNDGGSAFVQAMDQATARVFRLETGKAGFSDSPGPLKQTDLKTDISIVSAGYFYVEPTTGGDISLTRRGDFALNPDGFLVNGANEKVLDDNLQPLQLPPFNDLKVSNIGEISIEPFDGPPGQYVQVGRFGLTSAVGETLTKHADSHIRRFDGSVPAPDQKVTIVQGMLEASNVDAVEELVLSLETQRQFEMNIKFIKLAEDIDRGGAELMRLPQN
- a CDS encoding flagellar hook-basal body complex protein — translated: MSFYTALTGLNGAQAEIASTSNNIANVGTTGFKRSRAEFGDIFATSPLQNASSSIGSGTILKGVKQQFTQGNIASSLNALDLAVSGQGFFALKPSLTSTQTVYTRNGSFNVDNDRYVVDSAGQYLMTYPVNLDGSVTAKDLDSAVPLQLPVTSGEPKATGKIDLGVNVPADAPVVTQLSQFEDGYTFDANDPNTYTNSTSITIFDDLGNPTIATIYFIKTQNASGDDPTNKYDTRLVINDTIIQPDLVKAVDDTEKQLFIDRFGNQTTEVPDDNYFLEGKGSPLYKLDDLKQQVSSQPATLRGEQSAFDFGEEGDKLVEIVTDPLLFKATREGGKSDSDIFWGKDFLTVNVDDSDAPVSIDVRPGLYNAEQLASEVERAINEAYGDDKKIQVYQNIDDKMTIDLFKLGADGSLSGLQNKIEIDILQDTSVSELMNLDVEGASPDFSREEFLSHTQTRINDELNDYIYDADDTLGSGASALGVEGRLFTRTIGAAMSSIYTSPEVIEVTHKEEGVSPDNKRFLSYSYFGDRPTLSVYDKKLALKGVTGGVLNASGDAVVYDNTQNTLTINVPADFGIPASSAIRLVGPITNATGDFETHLNGRELRVFENSLIEPSVGTAYRSLRIDTSGLNLPESRFELAETNLSILFETSQNLEAFVEGAVNPVEGAFETFNSKRIVVREIGSSAQRSTSQTTTAAASALSFGNTLIGTSAAKTALGLDTPSSKISWIDENNPPIKITYDELEQRFQFTADRTVLGTGTGSNFNAFSVYGAADAESTNGLGIPSSGAAEQVLIRGGEILSTESFIADGEEVRLNDKRYGISVQYNGDTKSFTVASGSTGETIAANGALGVGEDQKSSNIQIGRRIISTDGGGAADQSEVISLDNRIIGGGENALFGFGATKQDFTFQEGRGLAAAPAISTGRAAQGDLTEVFRLTSSNNENRFNVSVNGIAGIIDIPAGNYVGTTLASALEERINQITSPLTGEAVGGVTVRFSAADNNFTFTTGTTGESSTIKVKGAARLGLDDVPLGVGSVPKIFNLVQATNSDGIALYVDAQGDVVTTPPESMVDGYYPLYIDEGELTFDKTGKLVSPKNDVRYEQQAEGFSISLDIDYSLSSQFAQPFSVLSVEQDGFTSGRLDGLEIDSSGTIRANYTNGQNNPLGKIVVANFNNQNGLKQIGNATYVETAVSGTPQVGEAGAEGFGNILSGSLERSNVDITEELVNLITAQRNYQASAKAIETTTSLTQTIINIRM